In the Haloferula helveola genome, one interval contains:
- the xerA gene encoding site-specific tyrosine recombinase/integron integrase: MKDEDLPGAFLRFMEVERSASAHTLDRYRRAISGFRDRWKEEFPGWRNLGGDDFRDWLYELMKAGLARSTIRLRFSALRSFYKYLVLRQGLARNPVTEVQLPKPERKLPVVLSRSQIEELLSLPLQTEHRAGTPAWLPLRDAAILELFYSCGLRISELRSLEVSDIDFLGESLRVKGKGSKERLIPVGGPALSALQRYQREGAVTSGALFLSKRRTRITQQAIDLLLRKYLDRSSIPFKVSPHKLRHSFATHMLDAGADLRSVQTLLGHSSLSTTQIYTHVTKERLREAYDKAHPRAGD, encoded by the coding sequence ATGAAGGATGAGGATCTGCCCGGCGCCTTCCTTCGCTTCATGGAAGTCGAGCGCAGCGCCTCCGCCCACACCCTGGACCGCTACCGTCGCGCGATTTCCGGCTTCCGCGACCGATGGAAAGAGGAGTTCCCGGGATGGAGAAACCTCGGCGGCGACGACTTCCGGGACTGGCTGTATGAGCTGATGAAGGCCGGATTGGCCCGCTCCACCATTCGTCTCCGGTTCTCCGCGCTTCGGTCGTTCTACAAGTATCTTGTTCTCCGGCAGGGCTTGGCACGGAACCCGGTCACCGAAGTCCAACTGCCGAAACCCGAGAGGAAACTGCCGGTCGTCTTGTCGAGATCCCAGATCGAGGAGCTACTGAGCCTGCCGCTGCAGACGGAGCACCGCGCGGGCACTCCCGCCTGGTTACCGCTCCGCGACGCGGCGATCCTCGAGCTCTTCTACTCCTGCGGGCTCCGGATTTCGGAATTGCGGTCACTCGAGGTCAGCGACATCGACTTCCTCGGCGAAAGCCTCCGGGTAAAGGGCAAGGGTTCGAAGGAAAGGCTGATTCCGGTCGGCGGCCCCGCCCTGAGCGCACTCCAACGTTACCAACGGGAAGGCGCCGTAACCTCGGGTGCTCTTTTCCTGAGCAAGCGGCGCACGCGTATCACGCAACAGGCGATCGACCTGTTGCTTCGCAAGTATCTCGATCGCTCTTCGATTCCCTTCAAGGTCTCCCCTCACAAGCTGCGGCATTCCTTCGCGACCCACATGCTCGATGCGGGAGCCGACCTGAGATCGGTCCAGACCCTTCTGGGACACTCGTCCCTCTCCACCACACAGATCTACACCCACGTCACCAAGGAGCGTCTCCGGGAAGCCTATGACAAGGCTCATCCGCGAGCCGGTGACTGA
- the bioB gene encoding biotin synthase BioB, with protein MKFQELKALFEQPLFELLKQSRAVHESHWDDPEVQLCTLLSIKTGGCSEDCSYCAQSARYNSGVEVERLMEKEAVMERARAARESGSTRFCMGAAWRGVRSGTQRFEQVLDIIGDVSKLGMEVCVTLGELGPDEAKRLKEAGVTAYNHNVDTSPEHYPNIVTTHTYEDRLRTIRNVQDAGMSVCCGGILGLGETNDDRLRMLEVISEFNPQPESVPINSLMPMPGTPLEGGDPVDVFDLVRMIAVTRIAVPKAKVRLSAGRTRLSDEAQALCFFAGANSIFYGDKLLTATNPAVEKDRALLGKLGLGTLAPDRGLCAPEADGEKPLQPCCG; from the coding sequence ATGAAGTTCCAAGAACTCAAAGCCCTCTTCGAACAGCCGCTCTTCGAGTTGCTGAAGCAATCCCGAGCCGTCCACGAGTCCCACTGGGACGATCCGGAAGTGCAGCTCTGCACGCTGCTATCGATCAAGACCGGCGGCTGCTCGGAGGACTGCTCATACTGCGCGCAGTCGGCCCGCTACAACTCGGGTGTCGAAGTCGAACGACTGATGGAGAAGGAGGCCGTCATGGAGCGTGCCCGCGCGGCGCGCGAGAGCGGCTCGACCCGTTTCTGCATGGGTGCGGCATGGCGGGGCGTCCGCTCGGGAACCCAACGCTTCGAACAGGTGCTCGATATCATCGGGGATGTTTCCAAGCTCGGTATGGAGGTCTGCGTGACACTCGGTGAATTGGGACCCGACGAAGCCAAGCGGCTGAAGGAGGCCGGTGTGACCGCCTACAACCACAACGTCGACACTTCCCCCGAGCACTACCCGAACATCGTCACCACCCACACCTACGAAGACCGGCTTCGGACCATCCGCAACGTACAGGACGCGGGCATGTCCGTCTGCTGCGGCGGCATCCTCGGCCTGGGGGAAACCAACGACGACCGTCTGCGGATGCTTGAGGTGATTTCGGAATTCAACCCGCAGCCCGAGAGCGTTCCGATCAACTCGCTGATGCCGATGCCGGGCACACCTCTCGAAGGCGGCGACCCTGTGGATGTATTCGATTTGGTTCGCATGATTGCTGTCACCCGAATCGCCGTTCCAAAGGCCAAGGTCCGCCTCTCCGCCGGTCGCACCAGGCTGTCCGACGAAGCCCAGGCCCTCTGCTTTTTCGCCGGCGCGAATTCGATTTTCTACGGCGACAAGCTCCTCACCGCCACCAATCCGGCGGTCGAAAAGGATCGCGCGCTGCTCGGCAAGCTGGGTCTCGGAACCCTCGCGCCCGATCGAGGTCTGTGCGCGCCGGAAGCTGACGGCGAAAAGCCGCTCCAGCCCTGCTGCGGCTGA
- a CDS encoding type III pantothenate kinase, giving the protein MKLLLVDNSNTRTKFALSDPDGSITATFWTPTSSIEPDVLAQKLSHLDFDAAVICSVVPDKRGMIEAYLSVRGPLHRITHESPLNLAIDYPKPPSIGADRLANAVGVVARHGAPAIVIDFGTAVTFDIVSKKPAYVGGVIAPGLGAMSDYLGRKTALLPQIELAEPESAIGKSTAGAMQAGAVIGYRGLVREIIAAIRSELGGQVKTIATGGDAGLIASGVAEIDTVDRDLTLAGIDRIGRRAFG; this is encoded by the coding sequence ATGAAGCTGCTGCTCGTCGACAACTCCAACACCCGGACAAAGTTCGCACTGAGCGATCCCGATGGCTCCATTACAGCCACCTTCTGGACTCCGACCAGTTCCATCGAGCCCGATGTGCTGGCGCAGAAGCTTTCGCACCTCGACTTCGACGCTGCGGTCATCTGCTCGGTGGTTCCGGACAAGCGGGGAATGATCGAGGCCTACCTTTCGGTCCGCGGCCCTCTGCACCGGATCACTCACGAGAGTCCTCTCAATCTCGCGATCGACTACCCGAAGCCACCCAGCATCGGAGCGGACCGCCTCGCCAATGCAGTCGGGGTGGTCGCCCGCCATGGCGCTCCCGCGATTGTCATCGATTTCGGCACTGCGGTGACTTTCGACATCGTGTCGAAGAAACCTGCCTATGTGGGCGGCGTCATTGCTCCAGGACTGGGCGCAATGAGTGACTATCTCGGCCGCAAAACCGCCCTGCTTCCGCAAATCGAGCTAGCTGAGCCCGAGTCGGCAATCGGCAAGTCAACGGCCGGAGCCATGCAGGCGGGAGCGGTGATCGGCTATCGAGGCTTGGTCCGCGAAATCATTGCCGCGATCCGCTCCGAACTCGGCGGACAGGTCAAAACGATTGCCACCGGCGGTGACGCCGGCCTGATCGCTTCCGGCGTGGCGGAAATCGACACCGTCGACCGCGATCTGACACTCGCCGGCATCGACCGCATCGGTCGACGGGCATTCGGTTGA
- a CDS encoding ROK family protein: MAHSELALGIDFGGTSVKTGVVYRGNIIDSAPPIATQDFDGPEPLLDALARAVGDLRGHHPGIAAVGIGMPGFVDFEKGIVRNLTNVPGWQSYPLKDNLQRRLDLPVVVENDANCMTYAEWKRGVGRGIDDLIAITLGTGVGGGVVANGRMVRGSQFGAGEVGQMSVDWEGKPGHYGNLGALEEYIGNQQISARAEELYSESGSSKTLSDMTPALLSKSAHAGDPVALQLWDEIARRLACALVNCCWLLNPRAIIIGGGVAKAGDLLFTPLTNHIYSQLSAPFKDHLMILPARFGNEAGIIGAATLGLENAGFEVAP; this comes from the coding sequence ATGGCTCATAGCGAACTTGCCCTCGGAATTGATTTTGGCGGCACCTCGGTGAAGACCGGCGTGGTCTATCGGGGCAACATCATCGACAGCGCTCCCCCCATCGCCACACAGGATTTCGATGGCCCTGAGCCACTCCTCGATGCCCTGGCCCGGGCGGTTGGAGATCTCCGCGGGCACCACCCGGGCATTGCTGCCGTCGGGATTGGAATGCCGGGATTCGTTGACTTCGAGAAAGGCATCGTCCGGAACCTCACCAACGTCCCCGGATGGCAGAGTTACCCGCTCAAGGACAATCTTCAGCGTCGACTCGACCTGCCGGTGGTCGTTGAAAACGACGCCAACTGCATGACCTACGCCGAGTGGAAGCGGGGCGTCGGAAGAGGCATCGACGACCTGATCGCGATTACCCTCGGCACCGGTGTCGGCGGTGGCGTGGTCGCCAACGGCCGGATGGTCCGGGGCAGCCAATTCGGCGCCGGGGAAGTCGGCCAGATGTCGGTCGACTGGGAAGGCAAGCCGGGCCACTACGGTAATCTCGGGGCTCTTGAGGAGTACATCGGCAATCAGCAAATTTCAGCGAGGGCCGAGGAACTCTACTCCGAGTCGGGCAGCAGCAAGACGCTCAGCGACATGACCCCTGCCCTGCTGTCGAAGTCCGCCCACGCCGGCGACCCGGTCGCGCTCCAGCTTTGGGACGAGATCGCCCGCCGCCTCGCCTGTGCCCTCGTCAACTGCTGCTGGCTCCTCAATCCCCGCGCCATCATCATCGGGGGCGGGGTTGCGAAGGCAGGCGACCTGCTCTTCACGCCGCTCACCAATCACATTTACTCGCAACTCTCGGCACCGTTCAAAGACCACCTGATGATCCTTCCGGCCAGGTTCGGAAATGAAGCCGGGATCATCGGCGCCGCGACCCTTGGTCTGGAAAACGCCGGCTTCGAAGTCGCACCCTGA
- a CDS encoding PatB family C-S lyase gives MPYDFHTPITRKGTGCIKFDRRPELDPFWVADMDFASCPEILEALHSRVDHGVFGYAQAHAGLNEAIAVYLQERHGYSLSSEQLVHLGGLVPALSIAARAFCKPGEAVMTCTPVYPPFINVHRDAKAELITVDHVRCDDRWTFDWNGLEAAVTEKTRVFLLCNPQNPLGRVFDADEVERIARFCSDHDLVLVSDEIHCDLILDEASTPHHSALRLPDELRQRCITLMSPSKTWNIAGLGYALAVIEDDSLRRRFCAARGHTLTEINALSYYAAEAAYRDGEPWRKELIDYLRDNRDALLTFFRERLPQLKPVVSEATYLAWIDARDLGVDNPASFLKQEAGLFVSDGAFFGWPGWFRFNFACPRARMLEGLEKIARACAKPAAAATD, from the coding sequence GTGCCTTACGATTTCCACACCCCCATCACCCGCAAGGGAACCGGCTGCATCAAATTCGACCGCCGTCCGGAACTCGACCCGTTCTGGGTGGCGGATATGGACTTCGCCTCCTGCCCCGAGATCCTTGAAGCGCTCCACAGCCGTGTCGACCACGGCGTCTTCGGCTACGCCCAGGCCCATGCGGGGCTGAACGAGGCCATCGCAGTCTACCTGCAGGAACGTCACGGCTACTCGCTCAGCTCCGAGCAGCTTGTCCATCTCGGCGGGCTGGTCCCCGCGCTTTCGATCGCCGCCCGGGCCTTTTGCAAGCCGGGCGAGGCGGTGATGACCTGCACTCCCGTCTATCCTCCCTTCATCAACGTCCACCGGGATGCAAAGGCCGAGCTGATCACCGTCGACCATGTCCGCTGCGATGACCGCTGGACGTTTGATTGGAACGGTCTCGAGGCTGCGGTCACTGAAAAGACCCGGGTGTTCCTGCTCTGCAATCCCCAGAACCCCCTCGGGCGGGTATTCGATGCGGACGAAGTCGAGCGCATCGCCCGCTTCTGCTCCGACCACGATCTCGTGTTGGTTTCCGACGAGATCCACTGCGACCTGATCCTCGATGAGGCGAGCACACCCCATCACTCGGCGCTCCGTCTTCCCGACGAGCTGAGACAGCGGTGCATCACGCTGATGTCCCCCAGCAAGACGTGGAATATCGCCGGTCTCGGCTACGCGCTGGCGGTGATTGAGGACGATTCGCTGCGTCGCCGGTTTTGCGCCGCCCGCGGACACACCCTCACAGAGATCAACGCGCTCTCCTATTACGCCGCGGAGGCCGCCTACCGCGACGGCGAACCGTGGCGAAAGGAGCTGATCGACTATCTCCGCGACAACCGCGACGCGCTCCTGACCTTCTTTCGGGAGCGGCTTCCTCAACTCAAGCCGGTCGTCTCGGAGGCCACCTATCTCGCATGGATCGACGCCCGCGACCTCGGCGTCGACAATCCGGCGTCCTTCCTCAAGCAGGAGGCCGGTCTGTTCGTCTCCGACGGGGCCTTCTTCGGCTGGCCCGGCTGGTTCAGGTTCAACTTCGCCTGTCCCCGGGCCCGGATGCTTGAAGGCCTCGAAAAGATCGCCCGGGCCTGCGCGAAGCCCGCTGCCGCAGCGACCGACTGA
- a CDS encoding apolipoprotein N-acyltransferase produces MALTHRLLLTLLAAGLGIASFPPLHWHPLALVVPVVFLFSLKGARPDQALVLGGAFGLALYGGTLNWFAEIFGLMAVLLFFILALFPTIFAVVMGTLGKRKLSPWTFASLVAVLWTGIEFYRCEWFTLRFPWITTGTALPPGYLTPILGVYGVTFAATLGAGLVVFERSTRIAGVAVLTALAATCYLPRKAPTTTDLRIAAVQGETLPFRAYLQLSDEVEGGADAFVWPEYALPYDLRKHPAQLEQVRELLVRHGATFLVVGSRTDHDDGSWSNTSLIAGRDGILGTHDKNRPVHFFDEGVPGTETPAWATPLGRIATPICFDNDYSRIPLEAVRNGAELFLVPSMDAEHWTARQHLQHAELVRHRAAETGRWYVVASSSGLTQVVDPTGARIDSLPLFDPGVMMTEVATTERLTIFSRGGHLFGPATAIAAAVILVGTLFLGRADRKKSPGSDSTEATKASETHA; encoded by the coding sequence TTGGCCCTGACCCACCGACTTCTTCTAACACTCCTTGCGGCAGGGCTGGGCATTGCCTCTTTCCCTCCACTCCATTGGCATCCGCTGGCCTTGGTCGTGCCGGTTGTCTTCCTATTCTCTCTGAAGGGCGCGCGACCGGACCAGGCACTCGTGCTCGGCGGAGCCTTCGGCCTCGCGCTCTACGGCGGCACCCTCAACTGGTTTGCCGAGATCTTCGGACTGATGGCGGTCCTGCTCTTCTTCATCCTCGCACTATTCCCGACCATCTTTGCCGTCGTCATGGGTACGCTCGGAAAGCGGAAGCTTTCGCCGTGGACATTCGCCTCACTCGTGGCGGTGCTCTGGACCGGAATCGAGTTCTACCGATGCGAATGGTTCACGCTGCGATTCCCGTGGATCACGACCGGCACAGCGCTTCCGCCCGGTTACCTCACACCGATCCTCGGCGTCTACGGTGTTACTTTCGCCGCCACTCTGGGTGCCGGACTTGTGGTTTTCGAAAGGAGCACCCGTATCGCCGGAGTGGCCGTCCTGACTGCTCTCGCCGCCACCTGCTATCTCCCCCGTAAAGCGCCGACGACCACCGACCTACGCATCGCCGCCGTGCAGGGAGAAACGCTGCCCTTCCGAGCGTATCTCCAGCTCTCGGACGAAGTCGAAGGTGGCGCCGATGCCTTCGTCTGGCCGGAATACGCGCTTCCGTATGACCTCCGGAAACATCCCGCCCAACTGGAACAGGTCCGCGAGCTGCTCGTCAGGCACGGTGCAACATTCCTCGTCGTCGGCAGCCGAACCGATCACGACGACGGCAGTTGGTCGAACACCTCACTCATCGCCGGTCGAGACGGCATTCTCGGAACCCACGACAAGAACCGTCCCGTCCACTTCTTCGATGAGGGCGTTCCCGGGACAGAAACTCCCGCATGGGCCACACCCTTGGGGCGAATCGCCACACCGATCTGCTTCGACAACGACTACTCCCGGATCCCGCTCGAAGCCGTGCGCAACGGAGCCGAGCTGTTTCTGGTTCCCAGTATGGACGCCGAACACTGGACCGCCCGTCAGCATCTGCAGCATGCCGAACTGGTCCGGCACCGAGCTGCCGAGACCGGCCGATGGTATGTCGTGGCCTCGTCCTCGGGTCTTACTCAGGTTGTCGATCCGACCGGAGCTCGAATCGATTCACTGCCGTTATTCGACCCCGGCGTGATGATGACCGAGGTCGCCACCACCGAGCGACTCACAATCTTCAGCCGCGGTGGTCACCTGTTCGGCCCCGCCACCGCCATCGCGGCTGCGGTCATTCTGGTCGGCACCCTGTTTCTCGGCCGAGCCGACCGAAAGAAGAGCCCCGGCAGCGACTCGACCGAAGCTACCAAGGCATCGGAAACGCACGCATGA
- a CDS encoding ABC transporter ATP-binding protein: MSFLRRLSNHLGKATLVVVLGISGTALVLVLPAVARHFTDVVIGENRPDLVLPTALVGLAAIALRQILLALRSLSSQWLEAKVVHELRVELFDKLQRQPIRWFDRNRSGEVMSRVSTDVPAMQRMLVESIDIAFPALLQFLVVLAALFWHDWRLALVTIAPLPLIGLVSWRHSLVAEPQWRESSEATAALHALLHDSLSGIRQIKAYTGEPESFDRFETASLTSRRKYMRVMRSQSLVWPAISILAEAGIIAMVAYGSWRVLAGEIEAGTLFYFLFAWGFLFEPISKINPFTQTVNRGRASAKRVAEILDRPDEAGLVEGIRPDSVRGDLRFEGVSFSYDPESPAVSGIDLHASPGQTIALVGPTGAGKSTLLNLIARFYEPDQGRILLDGRPLSELSKEWLRDHLGYVTQESFLFNASLRDNLLLAKKDATDEEIWTALDAANASGFVRQLPDQLDTLAGERGTRFSGGERQRLSIARAILRNPPILLLDEATSALDNKTERLVQEAMERLRSKRTCFVIAHRLSTIESADQILVLKDGRIAESGRHAELVERRGEYFRLQVGQAD, translated from the coding sequence ATGTCATTTCTCCGCCGCCTCTCCAACCACCTCGGCAAGGCCACCCTGGTCGTGGTGCTTGGCATCTCGGGCACCGCACTGGTCCTCGTTCTGCCAGCGGTCGCCCGTCACTTCACCGACGTCGTCATCGGCGAGAACCGACCGGATCTGGTCCTTCCCACCGCTTTGGTCGGCCTGGCAGCGATCGCGCTCAGACAGATCCTGCTGGCCCTCCGGTCACTCAGTTCGCAGTGGCTGGAGGCAAAAGTCGTGCACGAACTCCGCGTCGAACTCTTCGACAAGCTCCAGCGCCAACCCATCCGCTGGTTCGACCGCAACCGCTCCGGAGAAGTCATGAGCCGAGTGTCGACCGACGTCCCGGCGATGCAGAGGATGTTGGTCGAGAGCATCGACATCGCCTTTCCCGCGCTGCTCCAATTCCTCGTCGTGCTGGCGGCCCTCTTCTGGCACGACTGGCGTCTGGCCCTCGTCACGATCGCTCCCCTGCCCCTGATCGGACTCGTCTCATGGAGACATTCGCTGGTTGCCGAGCCCCAGTGGCGGGAGTCAAGCGAGGCCACCGCCGCGCTTCACGCGCTGCTGCATGATTCCCTCTCCGGCATCCGCCAGATCAAGGCATACACCGGTGAGCCGGAGTCCTTTGACCGCTTCGAGACGGCCAGCCTGACCTCCCGGCGGAAATACATGCGGGTCATGCGAAGCCAGTCCCTCGTCTGGCCCGCGATATCCATTCTCGCGGAGGCGGGGATCATCGCCATGGTGGCTTACGGTTCCTGGCGGGTCCTCGCCGGCGAGATCGAGGCCGGCACCCTGTTCTACTTCCTTTTCGCGTGGGGCTTCCTCTTCGAGCCGATCTCGAAGATCAATCCGTTCACCCAGACCGTGAACCGTGGCAGGGCGTCCGCCAAGAGGGTGGCCGAGATCCTCGACCGGCCGGACGAGGCGGGCCTCGTGGAGGGCATCCGGCCCGACTCGGTCCGTGGGGACCTGCGCTTCGAAGGCGTGTCGTTTTCTTACGATCCGGAGTCCCCGGCGGTCTCGGGAATCGACCTCCATGCAAGCCCCGGGCAGACCATCGCTCTGGTAGGCCCTACCGGAGCTGGAAAGTCGACACTGCTGAACCTGATCGCGCGCTTCTATGAACCCGATCAAGGCCGCATCCTTCTCGATGGCCGGCCGTTGTCGGAGCTCTCGAAGGAGTGGTTGCGCGACCACCTTGGCTATGTCACGCAGGAGAGCTTCCTTTTCAACGCGAGCCTGCGTGACAACCTGCTGCTCGCGAAAAAAGATGCGACGGATGAGGAAATCTGGACCGCACTCGACGCGGCGAACGCATCCGGCTTCGTCCGTCAGCTTCCGGACCAACTCGACACACTCGCGGGTGAACGCGGCACGAGATTTTCAGGCGGGGAACGGCAACGGCTCTCGATCGCACGCGCCATCCTCCGGAACCCGCCCATCCTGCTTCTCGACGAAGCCACCTCGGCTCTCGACAACAAGACCGAGAGGCTTGTTCAGGAAGCAATGGAACGACTGCGCTCCAAACGCACCTGTTTCGTCATCGCCCACCGCCTGAGCACCATCGAGTCCGCGGACCAGATTCTCGTGCTGAAGGACGGCAGGATTGCCGAGTCGGGAAGACATGCCGAACTGGTCGAACGCCGGGGCGAGTATTTCCGATTGCAGGTCGGCCAAGCGGATTGA
- the ruvB gene encoding Holliday junction branch migration DNA helicase RuvB, producing the protein MSDNFYQKTTNEPASSFDISLRPPAFSEFIGQEKVKERLLLMVEAAEKRGDVLDHVLLSGPPGLGKTTLANIISRASGSQLHTTSGPQIEKAGDLAGVLTNLQKGDVLFIDEIHRLHPAIEEYLYPAMEDFRLDIIIDSGPSARSIQLNLPRFTLVGATTRSGMLTAPLRSRFGLTNRLDYYSKEELARIVERSAGLLEIPVKPDGALEIASRSRGTPRVANALLRWVRDYAQVKGDGTITGPIADAALAMIEIDSDGLDEMDKRLLEALIYKFNGGPVGVGSLAVAVGEDAATLEEVHEPFLILQGFLQRTPRGRLALPAAYEKIGAPPPPGGQPNLL; encoded by the coding sequence ATGAGCGACAATTTCTACCAGAAGACCACCAACGAGCCCGCGAGTTCCTTCGACATTTCCCTGCGGCCGCCGGCGTTCTCGGAGTTCATCGGACAGGAGAAGGTCAAAGAACGGCTGCTTCTGATGGTCGAGGCTGCGGAAAAGCGGGGAGATGTTCTCGACCATGTGCTGCTTTCCGGCCCACCGGGCCTCGGCAAGACCACGCTCGCCAACATCATCTCCCGCGCTTCCGGATCCCAGCTCCACACCACGTCGGGCCCCCAGATTGAAAAAGCCGGGGATCTCGCGGGCGTGCTCACGAATCTCCAGAAGGGCGATGTTCTTTTCATCGACGAGATTCACCGCCTCCATCCAGCCATCGAGGAATACCTCTACCCCGCGATGGAGGATTTCCGGCTCGATATCATCATCGATTCGGGTCCATCGGCACGCTCGATCCAACTCAATCTGCCGCGATTCACTCTGGTGGGGGCGACGACCCGCTCAGGCATGCTGACTGCCCCGCTCCGCTCGCGCTTCGGCCTGACCAACCGGCTCGACTACTACTCGAAAGAAGAACTCGCCCGGATCGTCGAGCGTTCCGCCGGCCTGCTCGAGATCCCGGTGAAGCCCGACGGTGCCCTCGAGATCGCCAGCCGCTCGCGGGGCACCCCCCGTGTGGCCAACGCCCTCCTCCGGTGGGTACGCGACTATGCTCAGGTGAAGGGCGACGGAACCATCACGGGCCCGATCGCCGACGCCGCCCTGGCGATGATCGAGATCGATTCGGACGGACTCGATGAGATGGACAAACGCCTGCTCGAAGCTCTGATCTACAAGTTCAACGGCGGACCCGTAGGCGTCGGCTCGCTCGCTGTCGCGGTCGGTGAGGACGCTGCCACGCTTGAGGAGGTCCATGAACCCTTCCTGATCCTTCAGGGCTTTCTCCAGCGTACCCCGCGGGGACGGCTCGCCCTGCCCGCCGCCTACGAGAAAATCGGGGCTCCTCCGCCGCCGGGCGGACAACCCAACTTGCTCTGA
- a CDS encoding Fur family transcriptional regulator, whose amino-acid sequence MQSIVAETIERCRERGMRRTKALEQLLATLVESSRPMTLAELAVSERLSDQCDKATVFRLLQRLAEKGIVRRLGLHERAAYFTLLVPGKHQDYLICTECGSIEAVKAPCPVHALEDEIREKTGFRNLYHELEFFGTCPSCT is encoded by the coding sequence ATGCAATCCATCGTCGCTGAAACCATCGAGCGCTGCCGTGAGCGCGGAATGCGCCGCACCAAAGCGCTGGAGCAGTTGCTCGCCACACTGGTGGAATCGAGCCGGCCGATGACGCTCGCCGAACTCGCCGTCTCCGAGCGTCTCAGCGACCAATGCGACAAGGCGACCGTCTTCCGGCTGCTTCAGCGGCTCGCCGAGAAAGGCATCGTGCGAAGGCTCGGACTGCACGAGCGGGCCGCCTACTTCACACTTCTCGTCCCGGGCAAACACCAGGACTATCTGATCTGCACCGAGTGCGGTTCCATCGAAGCGGTGAAAGCCCCCTGCCCCGTGCACGCCCTTGAAGACGAGATCCGGGAAAAGACGGGTTTCAGGAATCTTTACCACGAGCTCGAGTTCTTCGGCACCTGCCCCTCCTGTACATGA
- a CDS encoding ammonium transporter, whose amino-acid sequence MRMLKKLMFLSPLLLTATAFGQEEVDETKAGYDELIAGQGDYAYAFDFFTTSMLWTVIAAGLVFIMHLGFATLEAGLCQKKNTVNILFKNCFIIAIGIVTYALVGFNTHYPGDFNGWFKLGSMIGDLNADGGDTFGYGGVALCMTGYGDFIFQAMFAATAATIVSGAVAERVKLPTFMIFATILVGFWYPVVGSWHWGGGWLGDLNGGNGFKDFAGSAVVHAFGGFAALACVLVLGPRRGKYTSEGIKPILPHNLPLAAIGVFLLFFGWFGFNGGSVLSAAPGPLGLVFTTTTLAACTGALGAMATSWVTLKKPDLSMTLNGFLAGLVGITANADIVSATGALIIGLIAGVIVVLSVLMFDKIKIDDPVGAISVHGVCGIWGILAAAIFEVVPEGGEKQFGIVGQLTGVAAVGAAAFIFSFVVFFILKLVMGVRVDAQEEEEGLDVAEHGSPAYTD is encoded by the coding sequence ATGCGTATGCTAAAAAAACTGATGTTCCTCTCCCCCCTGCTGCTGACGGCTACGGCCTTCGGCCAGGAGGAAGTGGATGAAACCAAAGCCGGATATGATGAATTGATCGCGGGTCAGGGCGATTACGCCTATGCCTTCGACTTCTTCACCACCTCCATGCTGTGGACGGTGATTGCCGCCGGTCTCGTCTTCATCATGCACCTCGGCTTCGCCACTCTGGAAGCCGGCCTGTGTCAGAAGAAGAACACGGTCAACATCCTCTTCAAGAACTGCTTCATCATCGCGATCGGTATCGTCACCTATGCGCTGGTTGGCTTCAACACCCACTACCCGGGCGACTTCAACGGCTGGTTCAAGCTCGGCTCGATGATCGGTGACCTCAACGCCGACGGTGGTGACACCTTCGGCTACGGCGGCGTCGCCCTCTGCATGACCGGTTACGGTGACTTCATCTTCCAGGCGATGTTCGCGGCGACCGCCGCGACGATCGTTTCGGGAGCGGTTGCCGAGCGCGTCAAGTTGCCGACCTTCATGATCTTCGCGACCATCCTGGTTGGCTTCTGGTATCCGGTGGTCGGCTCCTGGCACTGGGGCGGCGGCTGGCTCGGTGACCTGAACGGTGGCAACGGCTTCAAGGACTTCGCCGGTTCGGCGGTGGTTCACGCCTTCGGTGGCTTCGCCGCTCTGGCCTGCGTTCTCGTCCTCGGCCCGCGTCGTGGCAAATACACCAGCGAAGGCATCAAGCCGATCCTTCCGCACAACCTGCCGCTGGCGGCGATCGGTGTGTTCCTGCTCTTCTTCGGCTGGTTCGGATTCAACGGCGGCTCGGTTCTTTCTGCCGCTCCCGGCCCGCTTGGTCTCGTCTTCACCACCACCACCCTCGCAGCCTGCACCGGTGCTCTCGGCGCTATGGCAACTTCCTGGGTGACCCTCAAGAAGCCTGACCTGTCCATGACCCTGAACGGCTTCCTCGCCGGCCTCGTGGGCATCACCGCCAACGCCGACATCGTCTCCGCGACCGGCGCTCTCATCATCGGCCTGATTGCCGGCGTCATCGTCGTCCTCTCGGTCCTGATGTTTGACAAGATTAAGATCGACGATCCGGTCGGAGCCATCTCGGTTCACGGCGTCTGCGGTATCTGGGGTATCCTCGCCGCAGCGATCTTCGAGGTCGTTCCCGAGGGTGGCGAAAAGCAGTTCGGCATCGTTGGCCAGCTGACCGGTGTCGCAGCCGTTGGTGCTGCCGCCTTCATCTTCTCCTTCGTCGTGTTCTTCATCCTCAAGCTCGTCATGGGCGTGCGGGTGGACGCACAAGAGGAAGAGGAAGGCCTCGACGTTGCCGAGCACGGCTCGCCAGCCTACACCGACTGA